The Deltaproteobacteria bacterium sequence TCCACAGCACCGCGCTTAAGAGCTTCGACAGCTGTCGTTATGCTTCCATAGCCTGATAAGACGGCGATTTTGATGCCGGGTGACGAAATTAAAAGATGACTGATTCCATCAAGTCCCGATTCGCCACCCGACAGCCGAAGATCGACGACTGCATGGCTGAAGACTAAGTCCTTAGGGATGTCGCGAATTCTAGTTGCAGTAGTCACTTTGTAATCTCGCTCTTCGAAGTCTCGCTTTAAACCTCTTGCCAGAGCCAAATCGTCTTCAAGAAGCAAAACATGTTTTTTCATGACTTAAACCTGCACATTCGTCATCTGATTCGGCCACCGAAGAGTGACAATCGCACCACTCGAGTTCGGTTTATTTTCTATGGACAGGTGCCCGCCTAGGCTCTCAGCGAAAATTTCACTGACGTAAAGTCCAAGACCTGT is a genomic window containing:
- a CDS encoding response regulator; amino-acid sequence: MKKHVLLLEDDLALARGLKRDFEERDYKVTTATRIRDIPKDLVFSHAVVDLRLSGGESGLDGISHLLISSPGIKIAVLSGYGSITTAVEALKRGAVDYLTKPVSFSEIEQALNETRVKPESDFKRRSLSEVEHEYIDFVLTKNAGNISKTAKDLGLHRQSLQRKLKKYT